One window of Cryobacterium arcticum genomic DNA carries:
- the murJ gene encoding murein biosynthesis integral membrane protein MurJ: MRRSIGSMMVATFVSRGLGFVKTILLVAAIGATSDYAGGQAFETANTAPTYLFALIAGGVLGAVLVPQIVRNLDAGPVGRENTDRLLTVVLVGGAAATVLLTLCAPAIVAAYTVGWSDEWRTLATSMAYWCLPQVFFLIAFAVLSQMLNARGVFGAPAWAPAISNLLGIAGILVFLLALPSGLDDAASWSPLMIAVLAGSATLAIAVQALLLIIPLRQIGFRMRFRWGVGGLGQMSTVAGWTLLGVVAGQAAYLVTANVANNAGHALNRMEVDGASLNSLSLAYLLALLPHGIVTVSLTTALYTRMSALAGRNDLAETDKHSSVATRPVAYVSIAAAALFVAVGPLLTQLIFGSAVVGHVLAVLSLGLVGFSQAYVLNRTSFALQDARGPFCTQLVIAGLSAAGSAAALLLPPESTVLGIAAGISVANLAGWLTAHLALRRTFRMRGHLPARRPHEVLYYLRLLTAAGVSAAAGSILVSVVGAPVGFVGRAALLAAAAVVVAGVFVGLTRLLGDRSWDGIRRR, translated from the coding sequence GTGCGACGTTCGATCGGATCGATGATGGTCGCGACCTTCGTGTCGCGGGGCCTGGGGTTCGTGAAGACGATTCTGCTTGTCGCTGCCATCGGCGCGACGAGCGACTATGCGGGCGGCCAAGCCTTCGAGACCGCGAACACGGCCCCCACGTATCTCTTCGCGCTGATCGCCGGCGGTGTGCTCGGTGCGGTGCTCGTGCCCCAGATCGTGCGGAACCTGGACGCCGGGCCCGTCGGCCGGGAGAACACCGACCGGCTACTCACCGTGGTGCTCGTGGGCGGCGCCGCTGCCACCGTGCTGCTCACCCTCTGTGCCCCGGCCATCGTGGCGGCCTACACGGTGGGTTGGTCGGACGAGTGGCGCACCCTCGCGACCTCGATGGCCTATTGGTGCCTGCCGCAGGTGTTCTTCCTGATCGCCTTCGCCGTCTTGTCCCAGATGCTGAACGCCCGCGGCGTGTTCGGCGCCCCCGCCTGGGCGCCCGCGATCTCTAATCTGCTCGGCATCGCCGGCATTCTGGTGTTCCTGCTGGCGCTGCCGTCCGGGCTGGACGACGCCGCCTCGTGGAGCCCCCTCATGATCGCGGTGCTCGCGGGCTCCGCCACCCTCGCCATCGCGGTGCAGGCGCTGCTCCTGATCATTCCGCTGCGCCAGATCGGGTTCCGTATGCGATTCCGGTGGGGTGTCGGCGGGCTCGGCCAGATGTCGACCGTGGCCGGCTGGACACTGCTCGGCGTGGTGGCCGGCCAGGCGGCATACCTGGTCACCGCCAACGTCGCCAACAACGCGGGGCATGCCCTCAATCGGATGGAAGTGGACGGGGCCAGCCTGAATTCGCTCTCGCTCGCTTACCTCCTGGCACTGCTACCGCACGGCATCGTCACGGTGTCCCTGACCACGGCGCTCTACACCCGGATGAGCGCACTGGCCGGCCGGAACGATCTGGCGGAGACCGACAAGCACTCGTCGGTGGCGACCCGGCCGGTCGCCTACGTGTCAATCGCCGCCGCTGCCCTCTTCGTGGCCGTGGGGCCGCTGCTCACCCAGCTGATCTTCGGCAGCGCGGTCGTCGGACATGTTCTCGCGGTGCTGTCACTCGGACTGGTGGGCTTCAGCCAGGCCTACGTGCTCAACCGCACGTCCTTCGCCCTGCAGGATGCCCGGGGGCCGTTCTGCACCCAACTCGTCATCGCCGGGCTCTCCGCGGCCGGATCGGCGGCGGCCCTGCTGCTGCCCCCGGAGTCCACCGTGCTCGGCATCGCGGCGGGCATCTCCGTCGCCAACCTCGCCGGCTGGCTGACCGCCCACCTCGCGCTCCGGCGCACATTCCGGATGCGCGGCCACCTGCCCGCGCGACGACCGCACGAGGTCCTGTACTACCTGCGGCTCCTCACCGCCGCGGGCGTCAGCGCCGCGGCCGGTTCGATTCTGGTGTCCGTCGTCGGCGCCCCGGTGGGTTTTGTCGGCCGGGCGGCGCTCCTGGCCGCGGCGGCGGTCGTGGTCGCGGGTGTCTTCGTAGGTCTCACCCGGCTGCTCGGCGATCGCAGCTGGGACGGCATCCGTCGCCGGTGA